The following are encoded in a window of Phaeodactylum tricornutum CCAP 1055/1 chromosome 29, whole genome shotgun sequence genomic DNA:
- the Rab11 gene encoding predicted protein (Rab-type small GTPAse, ortholog of T. pseudonana TPS_106973) — MASRVDEEYDYLFKIVLIGDSGVGKSNLLSRFTRNEFNLESKSTIGVEFATKSIQAEGKTIKAQIWDTAGQERYRAITSAYYRGAVGALLVYDISKHGTFENVERWLKELRDHAEANIVVMLVGNKSDLRHLRAVETDEAMAFSEQHNLAFIETSALDASGVDTAFQRILTEIYRLMSRRNMQAEENANAPMSAGHKISLSQSGDKKKGCCAQV, encoded by the coding sequence ATGGCTTCTCGCGTGGACGAAGAATACGACTACCTTTTCAAGATTGTCTTGATTGGCGATTCCGGGGTCGGCAAGTCCAACTTGCTGTCGCGCTTTACGCGCAACGAGTTTAATCTCGAAAGCAAGTCCACCATTGGCGTAGAGTTCGCCACCAAGAGTATCCAAGCCGAAGGCAAAACCATCAAGGCGCAGATCTGGGACACGGCCGGACAGGAACGTTACCGCGCCATCACCTCGGCCTACTACCGCGGCGCCGTCGGAGCTCTCCTCGTCTACGACATTTCCAAACACGGAACCTTCGAAAACGTCGAGCGCTGGCTCAAGGAACTCCGCGATCACGCCGAAGCAAACATTGTCGTCATGCTCGTCGGCAACAAGTCCGATTTGCGGCATTTGCGGGCCGTCGAAACCGACGAAGCCATGGCCTTTTCCGAACAGCACAACCTCGCCTTTATCGAAACTTCCGCACTCGACGCCAGCGGCGTCGATACCGCCTTTCAGCGAATCCTCACCGAAATTTATCGACTCATGAGTCGACGCAATATGCAAGCGGAAGAAAACGCCAATGCACCCATGAGCGCCGGACACAAAATCTCACTCTCCCAGTCCGGcgacaagaaaaaaggaTGCTGCGCACAAGTCTAA
- a CDS encoding predicted protein, producing the protein MSLGRRVGVVSRCPCRCSGFGPGRDGNRRLPLLLNLPLPLLLVVALWLTSIHAFTLSSSTNRHWTAAGRPSLVTLPGSSSLASSSSDATEEQQSGVKAPPDTVPDVTDTDTNDGDTVVDARPDRGTLSTLQCGNLELGTALFAGGLAFDAYVEPPSNSSRWEKGSQGLRVAFCSVAYTRQLYKGVLEVRVRTCTNLPQDESNTAERMLSGNGADACVLVAALEGAWKQDVQRLEKEQYHEGVLDLSGAAHVGRSTTAWANVNQKQSQAAVRKTGRALPYHIPGGWGKGGQAVWPETEEPFYLYVQDPATARLVVTILDDDKLAGAGTPIGSTYKRLAELIPQAALPPEKLLTSLKQELIDQVQNGNLDLLDDASKIKLGAKTWDGVLKMTSKPRKKDKNGQVLAAAAAGAYVAGPVGAAAGALLGSFYEGTPQGSVQLQVRYLPIPPNVAISRQTYVVKGGMPGVDWGTLLERYKDKTLRNPDSTLKPMEQKILGTSDLEHCFFINHDKTGATCSVYRSLDQKLIVVSFRGTCAPVDLITDANLVQEAWVEGDDVKDPLIPKVHQGFRSSLNSISRRLKELLLATVQPGDNLSDYDMLVTGHSLGGALATLFVADLAQYGIDAGRGLPQLEPSEPWWKGVADTFMGQQAREKASQATDPPRPKMLRLYNFGSPRVGNDAFSDLFAALQSEQYIDQAYRIVNGQDVVARMPRTLNALVTSVGYEHCGTTVLIAQPSNATDTNPNLAPLVWVEGESDDNKCPVRDGVALTSPLAEGSLLSDLMETTRDLLADETTDTSASGGISAGWSASWNKWTATATKVSQRFQSLTATDVASVLGLQREFTTRELELVQALLQGKALAHHLEDEYYAGMGRATGFLARVGEDVVEFPEEA; encoded by the coding sequence ATGTCATTGGGGCGACGGGTGGGAGTGGTGTCGCGCTGTCCCTGTCGCTGCTCGGGCTTTGGCCCTGGTAGGGACGGGAACCGGCGTTTGCCACTACTACTGAATCTACCACTACCATTGCTACTCGTAGTAGCCCTTTGGTTGACCTCCATCCATGCCTTTAccctttcttcgtcgacaaatCGGCACTGGACGGCGGCGGGTCGACCGTCACTCGTAACGCTGCCCGGTTCTTCCAGCCTCGCCTCGTCCTCCTCCGACGCTACGGAAGAACAACAATCCGGAGTAAAGGCACCACCGGATACCGTCCCCGACGTTACCGACACTGATACGAACGACGGTGACACAGTCGTCGATGCTCGACCGGATCGTGGGACCCTATCCACACTCCAATGCGGCAATCTCGAACTCGGCACGGCCTTGTTCGCCGGCGGTCTCGCCTTTGACGCCTACGTCGAACCGCCCAGCAATTCCTCACGTTGGGAAAAGGGCAGTCAAGGTCTGCGCGTAGCCTTTTGCAGTGTCGCGTACACTCGTCAACTCTACAAGGGGGTTTTGGAAGTACGCGTACGGACCTGTACCAATCTGCCCCAGGACGAAAGCAACACGGCCGAACGGATGCTATCCGGCAACGGCGCCGACGCCTGCGTGCTCGTCGCGGCACTGGAAGGAGCCTGGAAACAAGACGTACAGCGATTGGAAAAAGAACAGTACCACGAGGGCGTTCTGGATCTCAGTGGCGCCGCACACGTCGGACGATCCACCACCGCCTGGGCCAACGTCAACCAGAAACAGTCCCAAGCCGCGGTGCGGAAAACCGGTCGAGCCCTCCCGTACCACATTCCCGGTGGGTGGGGGAAGGGGGGACAAGCCGTCTGGCCCGAAACGGAAGAACCCTTTTACCTGTACGTGCAGGATCCCGCCACGGCACGGCTCGTCGTCACCAttctcgacgacgacaaactCGCCGGCGCAGGGACGCCCATTGGATCCACCTATAAACGACTCGCCGAACTCATCCCCCAAGCCGCGCTGCCGCCGGAAAAACTGCTCACATCGCTCAAACAGGAACTCATTGATCAAGTTCAAAACGGCaatttggatttgttggacGATGCTTCCAAGATCAAACTCGGTGCCAAAACCTGGGACGGGGTTCTGAAAATGACCTCCAAACCCCgcaaaaaggacaagaacgGTCAAGTTttggcggccgccgccgcggGTGCCTACGTCGCCGGTCCGGTAGGAGCGGCCGCCGGGGCACTCCTCGGCAGTTTCTACGAAGGCACACCCCAAGGTAGCGTCCAACTCCAGGTACGCTACCTACCCATTCCCCCCAACGTGGCAATTTCCCGACAAACGTACGTGGTCAAGGGTGGAATGCCCGGTGTGGATTGGGGTACGCTGTTGGAACGCTACAAGGACAAGACCTTGCGCAACCCCGACTCTACCTTGAAACCGATGGAACAAAAGATCCTCGGCACCAGCGACTTGGAACATTGCTTCTTTATCAATCACGACAAGACGGGTGCCACCTGTTCCGTCTACCGCTCATTGGATCAGAAACTGATTGTCGTGTCGTTCCGCGGCACGTGCGCTCCCGTAGATCTCATTACCGACGCGAATTTGGTACAAGAAGCCTGGGTTGAAGGAGACGACGTGAAGGATCCGCTCATTCCCAAAGTCCATCAGGGTTTCCGGTCGTCGTTGAATTCTATTTCCCGCCGTCTTAAGGAATTGCTGTTGGCCACGGTCCAGCCGGGCGACAATTTGTCCGACTACGATATGCTCGTGACGGGACATTCACTCGGGGGTGCCTTGGCGACGCTGTTCGTGGCCGATTTGGCGCAGTACGGCATCGACGCCGGTCGTGGATTACCCCAGCTGGAGCCCTCGGAGCCTTGGTGGAAGGGTGTGGCCGATACCTTTATGGGACAACAAGCCCGGGAAAAGGCTTCCCAGGCGACGGACCCTCCGCGGCCGAAAATGTTACGCTTGTACAATTTCGGCAGTCCCCGCGTCGGTAACGACGCCTTTTCCGATTTGTTTGCCGCCCTCCAGAGCGAACAGTACATTGACCAGGCCTACCGGATCGTGAACGGCCAAGACGTGGTGGCTCGTATGCCGCGGACTCTGAACGCCCTCGTGACGTCGGTCGGGTACGAGCACTGCGGAACCACGGTGTTGATTGCGCAACCGTCCAACGCGACCGATACGAATCCGAATTTGGCGCCACTGGTTTGGGTCGAAGGCGAATCGGACGACAATAAGTGTCCGGTCCGGGACGGTGTCGCCTTGACATCCCCCCTGGCGGAAGGTTCGTTGCTCTCCGATCTCATGGAGACGACCCGAGACCTGCTGGCCGACGAAACGACGGACACTAGCGCGTCCGGCGGAATTTCGGCCGGTTGGTCGGCTTCATGGAACAAGTGGACGGCTACCGCCACCAAGGTATCGCAACGGTTCCAGTCGTTGACGGCGACGGATGTGGCGAGCGTGCTGGGTCTGCAACGCGAGTTCACAACACGGGAACTGGAGTTGGTGCAGGCACTATTGCAGGGCAAGGCACTGGCACACCATCTGGAAGACGAATACTACGCCGGTATGGGTCGGGCGACGGGATTTTTGGCGCGCGTCGGGGAAGACGTGGTGGAGTTTCCGGAAGAGGCGTGA
- a CDS encoding predicted protein, which yields MTLVSAVPILSVSGQFHSRLQLELVDLTLTSTSHGPFTSETDDASTSSTLTVDRVGSHKSLLPSSSSSGKQVRFALQHNDARDNVLYPREDCGAAWYTAADYRHFKASTLQLAKEIARAEADHATPFSYHGVLLRAYEVCVHGPDPKDNPVHPSQMTTPPPILTLYERQHLTRWAKRTPARVGLERWSCRPIHRDKAFRRHQVVDVVLDSQELLRCRPDNDNNTSITHDADERLRQLSLGITRPSGLFAQCLAQAQASAGDEG from the coding sequence ATGACACTCGTCAGTGCCGTTCCGATTCTCTCCGTGTCCGGCCAATTCCACTCCCGTTTACAGTTGGAGCTGGTGGATTTGACGTTGACCTCAACGTCGCACGGTCCTTTCACGTCCGAAACCGACGACGCTTCGACGTCTTCTACCTTGACGGTCGATCGCGTCGGATCGCACAAGTCGTTGCTcccgtcgtcatcgtcttccggCAAGCAGGTGCGCTTCGCCCTCCAACACAACGACGCTAGAGACAACGTCCTCTACCCGCGCGAAGACTGCGGCGCCGCTTGGTACACTGCCGCGGACTACCGACACTTCAAGGCCTCCACATTGCAACTCGCCAAGGAAATCGCTCGAGCGGAAGCGGACCACGCCACACCCTTTTCCTACCACGGCGTCCTCCTGCGCGCGTACGAAGTCTGTGTGCACGGTCCCGATCCGAAAGACAACCCGGTGCATCCTTCCCAGATGACGACGCCACCGCCGATCTTGACTCTGTACGAACGACAGCACCTGACCAGATGGGCGAAAAGGACTCCCGCGCGAGTGGGATTGGAACGTTGGAGCTGTCGACCCATTCATCGGGACAAGGCCTTTCGACGACACCAAGTTGTGGACGTTGTTCTGGATTCACAGGAATTGCTACGTTGCCGGCCAGACAACGACAATAATACTTCCATCACCCACGATGCCGACGAACGTCTGCGTCAATTGAGTCTCGGTATTACCCGACCATCCGGATTGTTTGCCCAGTGCCTCGCGCAAGCCCAAGCCAGTGCCGGGGACGAGGGATGA